From a single Pyxidicoccus xibeiensis genomic region:
- a CDS encoding lysophospholipid acyltransferase family protein — protein sequence MAKGVLGNDPFQRGAASRDGEPAGGAKDADSASTRSGRKAAAKKSAPAKQSSRVKEGGGKAASASGKKPVAAKADGSAGKGRKAPASRERKPAAGGSAPRPSDSARMTEEEPGLPLREPAAPVTPRRPPPARKPVLSDEAGARTPKQREVDHALAEALAAEVAEATAKVAVDEALERQHGQGPEADVDRLMATELATELAEAAVEEVLDHSPSTQRPERERELAATVAAQVAEAAAEVVVAEVLDRHAAAQARGSAEDFDDEASESPDGDEDGEGLEPDGAYDLEAEAEGGFGPAGDDERDDEEDEDDAEDSTWDTSGMELSVTLSVTEASGDGDTSGLEPEVEVPDATRDEFPPGRRGPLSLVPPPHASETPSEPFFTEQVREPEAPRPLAQRAAGMLSLARDIAGQALASEGLGRAMGAMNGLMGAVRAGLGTGGGASIDEYGKDPSLVERLDPVLEFLYSQYWRVAVQGVDHVPRGAAILVANHSGALPYDGLVMSLVISRERPDLREARWLVEDQVFHAPVLGTLFNRLGAVRACPENALRLLDEQRPLVVFPEGYQALSKPFAERYKLKRFGRGGFVKLALRTGAPIVPVAIVGAEETSPLLGRLPASFLGLPFVPLTPLGPLPLPAKWSIRFGEPMSMDGLSPEAAEDLGEVQRLTERTRESIQGMLQSLLRERRSVFAG from the coding sequence ATGGCCAAGGGTGTCCTCGGGAATGATCCCTTCCAGCGCGGTGCCGCGTCCCGCGACGGCGAGCCCGCCGGCGGTGCGAAGGACGCCGACAGCGCGAGCACGCGCTCCGGGCGCAAGGCCGCCGCGAAGAAGTCCGCGCCGGCGAAGCAGTCCTCACGGGTGAAGGAGGGCGGAGGCAAGGCGGCCTCCGCTTCCGGGAAGAAGCCCGTGGCGGCGAAGGCGGACGGCTCGGCCGGCAAGGGGCGCAAGGCGCCCGCGTCACGGGAGCGCAAGCCCGCGGCCGGCGGCAGCGCGCCGCGTCCGTCCGACTCCGCGCGCATGACGGAAGAGGAGCCGGGGCTGCCGCTGCGAGAGCCGGCCGCGCCCGTCACCCCGCGCCGGCCGCCTCCGGCGCGCAAGCCGGTGCTGTCGGACGAGGCAGGCGCTCGCACCCCGAAGCAGCGGGAGGTGGACCACGCGCTGGCCGAGGCGCTGGCCGCCGAGGTGGCCGAGGCCACGGCGAAGGTCGCGGTGGACGAGGCCCTGGAGCGCCAACATGGCCAGGGCCCCGAGGCGGACGTCGACCGGCTGATGGCCACGGAGCTGGCCACCGAGCTGGCCGAGGCCGCCGTGGAGGAGGTGCTGGACCACAGCCCCTCCACGCAGCGCCCGGAGCGTGAGCGCGAGCTCGCGGCCACCGTCGCGGCGCAGGTGGCCGAGGCCGCCGCCGAGGTCGTCGTGGCCGAGGTGCTGGACCGCCATGCCGCCGCGCAGGCCCGGGGCTCCGCCGAGGACTTCGACGACGAAGCCTCCGAGTCGCCCGACGGCGACGAGGACGGAGAAGGGCTCGAGCCCGACGGCGCCTATGACCTGGAGGCCGAGGCCGAGGGAGGCTTCGGCCCCGCCGGGGACGACGAGCGCGACGACGAGGAGGACGAGGACGACGCGGAGGACTCCACCTGGGACACGTCCGGGATGGAGCTGTCCGTGACGCTGTCGGTGACGGAGGCCAGCGGCGACGGAGACACGTCGGGGCTGGAGCCAGAGGTGGAGGTGCCGGACGCCACGCGTGACGAGTTCCCACCGGGCCGCCGGGGGCCGCTGTCCCTGGTGCCACCGCCCCACGCGAGCGAGACACCGAGCGAGCCGTTCTTCACCGAGCAGGTGCGCGAGCCCGAGGCGCCGCGTCCGCTCGCGCAGCGGGCCGCGGGGATGCTGTCGCTGGCAAGGGACATCGCCGGCCAGGCGCTGGCGAGCGAGGGGCTGGGCCGGGCCATGGGCGCGATGAACGGGCTGATGGGCGCGGTGCGCGCCGGGCTGGGCACGGGCGGTGGCGCCAGCATCGACGAGTACGGCAAGGACCCGTCGCTGGTGGAGCGCCTGGACCCGGTGCTGGAGTTCCTCTACTCGCAGTACTGGCGCGTGGCCGTGCAGGGCGTGGACCACGTCCCGCGCGGCGCGGCCATCCTGGTGGCCAACCACTCGGGTGCCCTGCCCTACGACGGGCTGGTGATGTCGCTGGTCATCTCGCGCGAGCGCCCGGACCTGCGCGAGGCGCGGTGGCTGGTGGAGGACCAGGTCTTCCACGCGCCCGTGCTGGGCACGCTCTTCAACCGCCTGGGCGCGGTGCGGGCCTGCCCGGAGAACGCGCTGCGGCTGCTCGACGAGCAACGCCCGCTGGTGGTCTTCCCGGAGGGCTACCAGGCCCTGAGCAAGCCCTTCGCGGAGCGCTACAAGCTGAAGCGCTTCGGGCGCGGCGGCTTCGTGAAGCTGGCGCTGCGCACCGGTGCCCCCATCGTCCCGGTGGCCATCGTCGGCGCGGAGGAGACGTCCCCGCTGCTGGGCCGCCTCCCCGCGTCCTTCCTCGGCCTGCCCTTCGTGCCGCTCACCCCGCTGGGGCCGCTGCCCCTGCCCGCCAAGTGGAGCATCCGCTTCGGTGAGCCCATGAGCATGGACGGCCTGTCCCCGGAGGCCGCGGAGGACCTGGGCGAGGTGCAGCGCCTCACCGAGCGCACCCGCGAGTCCATCCAGGGCATGCTCCAGTCGCTGCTGCGCGAGCGCCGCTCGGTGTTCGCCGGCTGA
- a CDS encoding SDR family oxidoreductase codes for MDVSRPGKGRLRVAVTGASGDYGKLLLQRLERDPDVESILVLDVARPEGAKVEYHRVDLTRYDAEAELTDALSERPVDALYHLAFLYGPIRSGSLAHELEVIGTMNVLTASGRARLPRLVVPSMTAVYGARGNNPALLREDSPLQGCPHSRFVTDKVEVEGQVRAFRERHPDMRVLVLRFAPVLGPSVDSPATRLLKRDLVPTLLGFDPLWQGLHEEDAGRALHHALRAEASGEFNIVGRGVLPLSGLIQQAGGRPLPLPGPLFRAALHTLDVVGAATLPVALLDYIHYSWVADGERAGSVLGFIPFHHVRDAAAALRRS; via the coding sequence ATGGACGTGTCACGACCAGGCAAGGGGCGGCTGCGCGTCGCCGTCACCGGCGCGAGCGGCGACTACGGGAAGCTGCTGCTCCAGCGGCTGGAGCGCGACCCGGACGTGGAGAGCATCCTGGTACTGGACGTGGCACGTCCTGAAGGTGCCAAGGTGGAGTACCACCGGGTGGACCTCACCCGGTACGACGCGGAGGCGGAGCTCACGGACGCGCTCAGCGAGCGCCCCGTGGACGCGCTCTACCACCTGGCCTTCCTGTACGGCCCCATCCGCAGCGGCTCGCTGGCGCACGAGCTGGAGGTCATCGGCACCATGAACGTGCTGACGGCCTCAGGCCGGGCGCGGCTGCCGCGGCTGGTGGTGCCCTCCATGACGGCCGTCTACGGCGCGCGCGGCAACAACCCCGCGCTCTTGCGCGAGGACTCGCCGCTGCAGGGCTGTCCGCACAGCCGCTTCGTCACCGACAAGGTGGAGGTGGAGGGCCAGGTGCGCGCCTTCCGCGAGCGGCACCCGGACATGCGCGTGCTGGTGCTGCGCTTCGCGCCGGTGCTCGGCCCTTCGGTGGACAGCCCCGCCACGCGCCTGTTGAAGCGCGACCTGGTGCCCACGCTGCTGGGGTTCGACCCGCTGTGGCAGGGCCTGCACGAAGAGGACGCCGGCCGGGCGCTGCACCATGCGCTGCGCGCGGAGGCCTCCGGCGAGTTCAACATCGTGGGACGGGGCGTCCTGCCGCTGTCCGGCCTCATCCAGCAGGCGGGTGGCCGGCCGCTCCCCCTGCCGGGGCCGCTCTTCCGGGCCGCCCTGCACACGCTGGATGTGGTGGGAGCGGCCACGTTGCCCGTGGCCCTCCTCGACTACATCCATTACTCGTGGGTCGCGGACGGCGAGCGCGCCGGGTCCGTGCTCGGCTTCATTCCCTTCCATCACGTCAGGGACGCCGCTGCGGCGCTGAGGAGGAGCTAG
- the mutL gene encoding DNA mismatch repair endonuclease MutL — MARIARLSDVLINKIAAGEVVERPASVVKELVENSLDAGASTVRVELEGGGVDRIIVSDDGHGMGRQDAVACLERHATSKLRELDDLFHIDSMGFRGEAIPAIASVSRFTLHTAEVGADVGTRVTVEGGGAPVVEDAPPRTGTVISVEDLFFNVPARRKFLRRGDTELKHAEEAVVRLALAYPEVGFFASHDGATLFSSAACPEDPRERIAAALGPTAHPHLFPVEERRLGIAVTGYAASPEFTFNNARGLYTYVNRRYVRDRGLIGTVQRAYQDFLAAGRQPVVVLHIDVDPRAVDVNVHPQKQEVRFADARGVQEAVTAALTRMLRAAPWLGAVPEGGAPQPGQPREAAHYALAVERFLTRAQEATWGAPLPTAMDAPGAGPAGSGRAPLGPYVPGNMPPGAAPGALPFAASPGQAPAFGQAQPQLNEAPPPGYFAALRPLGLLGGRFHVCEGPGGTLVVLDPHAALERARLTGYLRALDDAKAPPPPSLFGTTLELPVPAAKALVEGREALSRLGFDLEPFGGTTVALKTVPPGLEGVDARSLLEALARALPPKGATLDAVSLAEAVRVMACHAARRAGASPLTDAQFRALLGELDRADFHPACIHGTVVVLEMPLLELERRAR, encoded by the coding sequence ATGGCCCGCATCGCGCGTCTGAGTGACGTCCTCATCAACAAGATTGCCGCCGGTGAGGTGGTGGAGCGCCCCGCCTCCGTGGTGAAGGAGCTGGTGGAGAACTCGCTCGACGCGGGTGCCAGCACCGTGCGCGTCGAGCTGGAGGGCGGCGGCGTGGACCGCATCATCGTCTCCGACGACGGGCACGGCATGGGCCGGCAGGACGCCGTGGCCTGCCTGGAGCGTCACGCCACCAGCAAGCTGCGCGAGCTGGACGACCTCTTCCACATCGACTCCATGGGCTTCCGGGGCGAGGCGATTCCGGCCATCGCTTCCGTCTCCCGGTTCACACTCCACACCGCCGAGGTGGGCGCGGACGTGGGCACGCGCGTGACGGTGGAGGGGGGAGGGGCGCCGGTGGTGGAGGACGCGCCGCCGCGCACGGGCACCGTCATCAGCGTGGAGGACCTGTTCTTCAACGTGCCCGCGCGCCGCAAGTTCCTGCGCCGCGGGGACACCGAGCTGAAGCACGCGGAGGAGGCCGTGGTGCGCCTGGCGCTGGCGTACCCGGAGGTGGGCTTCTTCGCCTCGCACGACGGCGCCACGCTCTTCTCCAGCGCGGCCTGCCCGGAGGACCCGCGCGAGCGCATCGCCGCGGCCCTGGGCCCCACCGCGCACCCGCACCTGTTCCCGGTGGAGGAGCGGCGGCTGGGCATCGCCGTCACCGGCTACGCCGCGTCGCCCGAGTTCACCTTCAACAACGCGCGCGGCCTCTACACCTACGTCAACCGCCGCTACGTGAGGGACCGGGGCCTCATCGGCACCGTCCAGCGCGCGTACCAGGACTTCCTCGCCGCGGGCCGCCAGCCCGTCGTCGTGCTCCACATCGACGTGGACCCGCGCGCGGTGGACGTCAACGTGCACCCGCAGAAGCAGGAGGTGCGCTTCGCCGACGCGCGCGGCGTGCAGGAGGCGGTGACGGCCGCGCTCACCCGCATGCTGCGCGCCGCCCCGTGGCTGGGCGCCGTGCCGGAGGGTGGGGCGCCCCAGCCGGGCCAGCCGCGCGAGGCCGCCCACTACGCGCTCGCCGTGGAGCGCTTCCTCACCCGCGCGCAGGAGGCCACCTGGGGCGCGCCGCTGCCCACCGCCATGGATGCGCCGGGGGCCGGGCCCGCCGGGAGCGGCCGGGCGCCGCTGGGGCCCTATGTGCCGGGGAACATGCCTCCGGGCGCCGCGCCGGGCGCGCTGCCCTTCGCCGCAAGCCCGGGCCAGGCGCCGGCCTTCGGACAGGCGCAGCCCCAGCTCAACGAGGCGCCTCCGCCGGGCTACTTCGCCGCGCTGCGGCCCCTGGGACTGCTGGGCGGCCGCTTCCACGTGTGCGAGGGCCCGGGCGGCACGCTGGTGGTGCTGGACCCGCACGCCGCGCTGGAGCGCGCGCGCCTGACGGGCTACCTGCGCGCGCTGGACGACGCGAAGGCGCCTCCGCCACCGTCGCTGTTCGGCACTACGCTGGAACTGCCGGTGCCGGCCGCGAAGGCGCTGGTGGAGGGGCGCGAGGCCCTGTCCCGCCTGGGCTTCGACCTGGAGCCCTTCGGCGGCACCACGGTGGCGCTGAAGACGGTGCCTCCGGGCCTGGAGGGCGTGGACGCACGCTCGCTGCTGGAGGCGCTGGCCCGCGCGCTCCCGCCGAAGGGGGCCACCCTGGACGCCGTCTCGCTGGCGGAGGCGGTGCGGGTGATGGCGTGCCATGCCGCGCGCCGCGCCGGGGCCTCGCCGCTCACCGACGCGCAGTTCCGCGCGCTGCTCGGCGAGCTGGACCGCGCGGACTTCCACCCCGCCTGCATCCACGGCACGGTGGTGGTGCTGGAGATGCCCCTGCTGGAGCTGGAGCGCCGCGCCCGCTGA
- a CDS encoding tetratricopeptide repeat protein, with translation MRESAEIVSTPRKMSMPEQPKTDVEKELADLRREIVEARNLVIKSDNLLKNLHAEVKAVGKRHEDFQKRQWISSAAAYVLFAVIAVGAALMITSARSSSATGERERLEKMVADLTGQLEKQRADTATHQTAQRAASEVYKMMTNLPGDERLKGIDALVKLDTSRLSSLERQALNDRAAVLRRETGDAAFERGKIAFRKNEMDVVVTEMERFLAMNPPQEQALDASFFLGTAYNQTRKHDKAVPLLARFVEGDRASKTRDYAMLLLAQSYQEVGQFDKALETARDAAGTYPNSQYQPQYRGRIATVKRVMNPEAAAAAPGAAPAAAPAQVATPAGQ, from the coding sequence ATGCGTGAGTCGGCCGAGATCGTTTCCACGCCCAGGAAGATGTCCATGCCAGAGCAGCCCAAGACAGACGTTGAGAAGGAGCTGGCGGACCTCCGCCGTGAGATCGTCGAGGCCCGCAACCTCGTCATCAAGAGCGACAACCTGCTGAAGAACCTCCATGCGGAGGTGAAGGCGGTGGGCAAGCGCCACGAGGACTTCCAGAAGCGGCAGTGGATCTCCTCCGCCGCGGCCTACGTCCTCTTCGCCGTCATCGCCGTGGGCGCCGCGCTGATGATCACCAGCGCGCGCAGCTCCAGCGCCACGGGCGAGCGCGAGCGCCTGGAGAAGATGGTCGCCGACCTCACCGGGCAGTTGGAGAAGCAGCGCGCGGACACCGCGACGCACCAGACGGCCCAGCGCGCCGCGTCCGAAGTCTACAAGATGATGACCAACCTCCCCGGTGACGAGCGCCTCAAGGGCATCGACGCGCTGGTGAAGCTGGACACGTCCCGCCTGAGCTCCCTGGAGCGCCAGGCCCTCAACGACCGCGCCGCCGTGCTCCGCCGCGAGACGGGCGACGCCGCCTTCGAGCGCGGGAAGATTGCCTTCCGCAAGAACGAGATGGACGTCGTCGTGACGGAGATGGAGCGCTTCCTGGCCATGAACCCGCCGCAGGAGCAGGCGCTGGACGCGTCCTTCTTCCTGGGCACGGCGTACAACCAGACGCGCAAGCACGACAAGGCCGTGCCCCTGCTGGCCCGCTTCGTCGAGGGCGACCGCGCCTCCAAGACGCGTGACTACGCCATGCTGCTGCTGGCCCAGTCGTACCAGGAGGTCGGCCAGTTCGATAAGGCGCTGGAGACCGCGCGTGACGCGGCCGGCACCTACCCGAACAGCCAGTACCAGCCGCAGTACCGGGGCCGCATCGCCACGGTGAAGCGCGTCATGAACCCGGAGGCCGCCGCCGCTGCCCCGGGCGCCGCGCCCGCCGCCGCCCCCGCGCAGGTCGCGACCCCCGCGGGCCAGTAG
- a CDS encoding carboxypeptidase-like regulatory domain-containing protein produces MRPPRRASWALLGVLAAAAGCALLEDEPDPSTLVCRTDAECGANEVCFPDGCGDPGRDIVVEVTPNPEEGLHAQDFPVPDLRPEQDLTLFGPARVLGRVVRATSLPEADGGVATRPYSEPLHLRATGQSALLPGVARQYDATLVPINGTWALPVGTGDYTVTLTAADAEVPPVRGLSHLEPGAEVPLELVLPAPDAVAPLRGRVVRQGDVLVDSPLEVQALDADLTPLSQRVPVVRGSGDFTLVIPAEAAQRSAILVRVTSAGSTPWVPQKTFTVDPRAPLTEPLELGDTGDPVRLTGRVVGPDGRPVPGATVALRGEVAGGGTFHGPLATTGTDGRFGVDTLPAVPGGTLQLVVVPPSGLAAGLTVLPVEVPATGATLPDIVCATRRVVSGDILLPDSTEAAAGVRVVAEPIDEVPGWPRPPGGGEALGTTNDQGTFVLSLDPAVYRVDFLPPDTRPRVSRVITVLPGDDTEPQELATFSLQKGRTVTGRVTDGARALPYASIRFYRVVTLEGRPTTVLLAQTVSDHQGRYTALIPVR; encoded by the coding sequence GTGAGGCCGCCGCGCCGCGCTTCGTGGGCGCTGCTGGGGGTGCTCGCCGCCGCCGCCGGGTGCGCGCTGCTGGAGGACGAGCCGGACCCCAGCACGCTGGTGTGCCGCACGGATGCCGAGTGCGGGGCCAACGAGGTCTGCTTCCCGGACGGGTGCGGAGACCCGGGCCGGGACATCGTCGTCGAAGTGACGCCCAACCCCGAGGAGGGCCTGCACGCGCAGGACTTCCCGGTGCCCGACCTGCGGCCCGAGCAGGACCTGACGCTCTTCGGCCCCGCCAGGGTGCTGGGCCGGGTGGTGCGTGCCACGTCGCTGCCGGAGGCGGACGGGGGCGTCGCGACTCGGCCCTACTCGGAGCCGCTCCACCTGCGCGCCACCGGGCAGAGCGCCCTGCTGCCCGGCGTGGCGCGGCAGTACGACGCGACGCTGGTGCCCATCAACGGCACCTGGGCGCTGCCCGTGGGCACTGGCGACTACACGGTGACGCTCACCGCCGCGGACGCCGAGGTGCCTCCCGTCCGGGGCCTCAGCCACCTGGAGCCGGGCGCCGAGGTGCCGCTGGAGCTGGTGCTGCCCGCCCCGGACGCGGTGGCGCCCCTGCGTGGCCGGGTGGTGAGGCAGGGGGACGTGCTGGTGGACTCGCCGCTGGAGGTCCAGGCCCTGGACGCGGACCTGACGCCGCTGTCCCAGCGCGTGCCGGTGGTGCGGGGCTCGGGGGACTTCACCCTGGTCATTCCGGCGGAGGCGGCGCAGCGCTCCGCCATCCTCGTGCGGGTGACGAGCGCGGGCAGCACGCCGTGGGTGCCGCAGAAGACCTTCACCGTGGACCCGCGCGCGCCGCTCACCGAGCCGCTGGAGCTGGGAGACACGGGCGACCCGGTGCGGCTGACGGGCCGGGTGGTGGGCCCGGACGGCAGGCCGGTGCCGGGCGCCACCGTGGCGCTGCGCGGAGAGGTCGCCGGAGGGGGCACGTTCCACGGTCCGCTCGCGACCACCGGCACGGACGGACGCTTCGGGGTGGACACGCTGCCGGCGGTGCCCGGGGGGACGCTCCAGCTGGTGGTGGTGCCGCCCTCCGGCCTCGCCGCGGGGCTCACCGTGCTGCCGGTGGAGGTGCCCGCCACGGGCGCCACGCTGCCGGACATCGTCTGCGCCACCCGGCGCGTCGTCAGCGGCGACATCCTCCTGCCGGACAGCACGGAGGCCGCGGCCGGCGTGCGCGTGGTGGCCGAGCCCATCGACGAGGTGCCGGGCTGGCCCCGGCCTCCGGGCGGAGGCGAGGCGCTGGGCACCACGAATGACCAGGGGACGTTCGTGCTGAGCCTGGACCCGGCCGTGTACCGGGTGGACTTCCTGCCCCCGGACACCCGCCCCCGCGTCAGCCGCGTCATCACCGTGCTGCCCGGTGACGACACCGAGCCGCAGGAGCTGGCCACATTCTCCCTGCAGAAGGGCCGCACCGTCACCGGCCGCGTGACGGACGGCGCGCGGGCGCTGCCGTATGCGTCCATCCGCTTCTACCGGGTCGTCACGCTGGAGGGGCGGCCCACGACGGTGCTGCTCGCGCAGACGGTGTCGGACCACCAGGGCCGCTACACCGCCCTCATCCCGGTGCGCTGA
- a CDS encoding sigma 54-interacting transcriptional regulator: protein MASLTVRSPDGKVRSVSLLKRITSIGRGRDNDVQLEDPGVPDSALHVTFDGSRYEVGSLGATFHVNGKKRDAHALSTGDVVRVGGTELIFAREDAPRAPPPPPVTPPREVVRTSNPDSHTSELPGVPGRELVLLRRLTAFSERLLGLYDVERILEGLMDEAIEVTRADKGFLILMESGEPRVKVARNVARENIEDAVEKLSDSIIAKVVADQKPLIVADAVDAPEFKASESVVNLRVHSVMCVPLMHKGDLFGVIYVGNDRLVNRFEPKSADMLTIFAAQASLVLANAMLVNDLKLDNTELRRKLEDQRYGDIVGACQGMRDVYKRIDKIAPTDISVLITGETGTGKELIAREIHRRSPRVKGPFITINCGAIPENLLESELFGHVKGSFTGAVATKAGKFQAAIGGTLFLDEIGEMPLQLQVKLLRALQEKIVYKVGDNRGEPVDIRVVAATNKVLEDEVKKNTFREDLYYRLNVVTLKLPPLRERGEDVVVLGKFFLQKYAREFNSKAKGFTPSAAVSMRKYGWPGNIRELENRLKKAVVLADKPLLGPDDLDLKPENLEPIMPLLQAKEEFQKRYINEVLARNNGNRTKTAKDLGVDPRTIFRHLEKLEAEKSGRPLPPEEGDELL, encoded by the coding sequence ATGGCCAGCCTCACCGTCCGCTCCCCCGATGGCAAGGTCCGCTCGGTCTCCCTGCTCAAGCGCATCACCAGCATCGGCCGGGGCCGCGACAACGACGTCCAGCTCGAAGACCCGGGTGTGCCCGACAGCGCCCTGCACGTGACGTTCGACGGCAGCCGCTACGAGGTGGGCAGCCTGGGCGCCACGTTCCACGTCAACGGCAAGAAGCGCGACGCCCACGCGCTGTCCACCGGCGACGTGGTCCGCGTGGGCGGCACCGAGCTCATCTTCGCCCGCGAGGACGCGCCCCGCGCCCCGCCGCCCCCGCCCGTCACCCCGCCCCGCGAGGTGGTGCGCACGTCCAACCCGGACTCGCACACCTCGGAGCTGCCCGGCGTGCCCGGCCGCGAGCTGGTCCTGCTGCGCCGGCTCACCGCCTTCAGCGAGCGGCTGCTGGGCCTCTACGACGTGGAGCGCATCCTGGAGGGCCTGATGGACGAGGCCATCGAGGTGACGCGCGCCGACAAGGGCTTCCTCATCCTCATGGAGAGCGGCGAGCCGCGCGTGAAGGTCGCCCGCAACGTGGCCCGGGAGAACATCGAGGACGCGGTGGAGAAGCTGTCGGACTCCATCATCGCCAAGGTGGTGGCGGACCAGAAGCCGCTCATCGTCGCCGACGCGGTGGACGCCCCGGAGTTCAAGGCCAGCGAGTCCGTGGTCAACCTGCGCGTGCACTCCGTCATGTGCGTGCCGCTGATGCACAAGGGGGATTTGTTCGGCGTCATCTACGTGGGCAATGACCGGCTGGTGAACCGCTTCGAGCCCAAGAGCGCGGACATGCTCACCATCTTCGCGGCGCAGGCGTCGCTCGTCCTGGCGAACGCGATGCTGGTCAACGACCTGAAGCTGGACAACACGGAGCTGCGCCGGAAGCTGGAGGACCAGCGCTATGGCGACATCGTCGGCGCGTGCCAGGGCATGCGCGACGTGTACAAGCGCATCGACAAGATTGCGCCCACGGACATCTCCGTGCTCATCACCGGCGAGACGGGCACCGGCAAGGAGCTCATCGCCCGCGAAATCCACCGCCGCTCCCCGCGCGTCAAGGGCCCCTTCATCACCATCAACTGCGGCGCCATTCCGGAGAACCTCCTGGAGAGCGAGCTGTTCGGCCACGTGAAGGGCTCTTTCACGGGCGCGGTGGCCACCAAGGCCGGCAAGTTCCAGGCGGCCATCGGCGGCACCCTCTTCCTGGACGAGATTGGCGAGATGCCGCTCCAGCTCCAGGTGAAGCTCTTGCGCGCGCTGCAGGAGAAGATTGTCTACAAGGTGGGAGACAACCGCGGCGAGCCGGTGGACATCCGCGTGGTGGCCGCCACCAACAAGGTCCTCGAGGACGAGGTGAAGAAGAACACCTTCCGCGAGGACCTCTACTACCGCCTCAACGTCGTCACCCTGAAGCTGCCGCCCCTGCGCGAGCGCGGCGAGGACGTGGTGGTGCTGGGCAAGTTCTTCCTCCAGAAGTACGCGCGCGAGTTCAACTCCAAGGCCAAGGGCTTCACCCCCTCCGCCGCCGTCTCCATGCGGAAGTACGGCTGGCCTGGAAACATCCGCGAACTGGAGAACCGCTTGAAGAAGGCGGTGGTGTTGGCGGACAAGCCGCTGCTGGGCCCGGACGACCTGGACCTCAAGCCGGAGAACCTGGAGCCCATCATGCCGCTGCTCCAGGCCAAGGAAGAATTCCAGAAGCGTTACATCAACGAGGTGCTGGCCCGGAACAACGGGAACCGCACGAAGACAGCCAAGGACCTGGGCGTGGACCCGCGCACCATCTTCCGCCACCTGGAGAAGCTGGAGGCGGAGAAGTCGGGCCGGCCCCTGCCGCCCGAGGAGGGTGACGAGCTGCTCTAG